TCTAGCAAGCAGCTCCCTTGGAGTTTGCAACATAGACCCAATTGAATGGCCCGATGAGGCTAATCATCGTGGTGGTTCCGGGACCGACGCAGTACTCGCCAACATAGCTATTTAAAGTAACACTGTCGTTCCAGGCAATTGACAACCAGACGCGGCCCCCGGTAGATGTGCAGTGATTGTAGGTCTGCCCAGCGAAATTGAAGCCACATCCTGCAGCCATGGCCTGCAGTTCGGGGGAAGCCATGGGGGTTGTGGGCCCTTGGGCGATCTGTGGTGATGTGACGGCGGATACATCCGAGGGGGAAGCCACCACCGGCTGGGCTAAGCTCAATGATCCAATAGCTAG
The genomic region above belongs to Arthrobacter alpinus and contains:
- a CDS encoding DUF6355 family natural product biosynthesis protein produces the protein MSLKRKSFSIFGAIFALAIGSLSLAQPVVASPSDVSAVTSPQIAQGPTTPMASPELQAMAAGCGFNFAGQTYNHCTSTGGRVWLSIAWNDSVTLNSYVGEYCVGPGTTTMISLIGPFNWVYVANSKGAAC